A genomic window from Rhodococcus sp. KBS0724 includes:
- a CDS encoding ABC transporter ATP-binding protein, whose product MTEVTALVETADRFGGEPALVVDNLCVTTATGTPLLSEVSFEVPRGRSLAIVGESGSGKSLTVRAVLGLLPAGLSATGGIRIAGRTMEGPSDFADVRGQTVSLIMQDPFTLLNPTRRVGRQISDGFPRSRGRQADGEEVVRRLAEVGLAPEIADRYPHELSGGMRQRVGIAAALAADPEILVADEPTTALDVTTQREVLTLVKTIQAQRGMSFVLITHDLRVGFSMSDEVLVLYAGQMLERGVSSTVLDRQRHPYTRALLLAEPPVEHRVATLPSVPGRVPAHVDVVGRCAFAERCRWAQLNCVAHRPTLKPEAGQHSSSCIRIDEIADDIAATNAPVAGFDVTTRTDAAPLVSVVGLSKRFSSTAQLALKSVDLEIRAGEAVGVVGESGSGKTTLARCLVGLETPDTGSIVVEGIDCSSYRGLSRRDLATVRSGIQMVFQDPFSTLNPARTVKATLAEALQAAGRSSSSGDVRELLDLVGLPDSVSIKRPSALSGGQLQRVAFARAVSRRPSILVCDESVSALDVSVQAQIIDLLAELRREMSMALLFITHDLAVVRQVTDHVYVLRNGECVEDGPTGRVLDQPQHTYTRALLASVPRSNASWLKEN is encoded by the coding sequence ATGACCGAGGTGACAGCGCTGGTGGAAACCGCGGACAGGTTCGGCGGTGAACCGGCGCTCGTGGTGGACAATCTGTGTGTCACGACGGCCACCGGGACGCCGTTGTTGTCCGAGGTTTCTTTCGAGGTGCCGCGTGGGCGCTCACTGGCGATCGTGGGGGAGTCCGGCTCGGGAAAATCCTTGACGGTTCGGGCGGTACTCGGGCTGCTTCCGGCTGGGTTGAGTGCAACCGGAGGCATTCGGATTGCCGGACGAACGATGGAGGGACCAAGCGACTTTGCGGACGTACGTGGTCAGACGGTGTCGCTCATCATGCAGGACCCGTTTACTCTGCTGAATCCCACGAGGCGCGTCGGGCGACAGATCTCCGACGGATTTCCCCGCAGCCGGGGACGGCAGGCCGACGGGGAGGAAGTTGTCCGCCGACTGGCCGAGGTCGGTCTCGCACCCGAGATCGCTGATCGTTACCCGCACGAACTTTCCGGTGGGATGCGTCAGCGAGTCGGTATCGCTGCTGCGCTGGCCGCTGATCCGGAGATCCTGGTGGCCGACGAACCCACCACCGCACTCGACGTCACGACTCAACGCGAAGTGCTCACTCTCGTCAAAACGATTCAGGCGCAACGCGGCATGAGCTTCGTCCTGATCACGCACGACCTCCGCGTCGGATTCAGCATGAGTGACGAGGTACTCGTGCTCTATGCCGGTCAGATGCTCGAACGCGGTGTGTCCAGTACCGTTCTCGATCGCCAACGCCATCCGTATACCCGTGCGTTGCTGCTCGCAGAACCACCGGTGGAACACCGCGTCGCCACTCTCCCCTCGGTTCCGGGGCGGGTGCCGGCACACGTCGATGTTGTGGGCCGCTGTGCGTTTGCGGAACGTTGTCGTTGGGCGCAACTGAACTGCGTCGCCCACCGGCCTACCTTGAAACCAGAAGCCGGCCAGCACAGTTCATCGTGCATTCGTATCGACGAGATCGCCGACGACATCGCAGCGACCAACGCGCCCGTGGCGGGATTCGACGTGACCACCCGTACCGATGCCGCCCCGCTGGTTTCGGTAGTCGGCCTGTCGAAGCGGTTCTCCTCGACGGCGCAGCTCGCGTTGAAATCAGTGGACCTCGAGATCCGCGCCGGCGAGGCGGTGGGTGTCGTCGGAGAATCCGGATCGGGTAAGACGACCCTGGCCAGATGCCTGGTCGGGCTCGAAACCCCCGACACCGGCAGTATCGTCGTCGAGGGCATCGATTGCTCGAGTTACCGCGGACTTTCCCGCCGGGATCTGGCGACCGTGCGATCCGGCATCCAGATGGTATTCCAGGATCCTTTCAGCACCCTCAATCCCGCCAGGACCGTCAAGGCGACGCTTGCCGAAGCTCTGCAGGCTGCGGGGCGTTCGAGTTCGTCAGGCGACGTCCGTGAGCTGCTCGATCTTGTGGGACTACCGGACTCGGTGAGCATCAAGCGTCCGTCTGCGTTGTCCGGCGGACAATTACAGCGGGTGGCATTCGCCCGCGCGGTCTCGCGCCGCCCCTCGATCCTGGTGTGCGACGAATCCGTATCGGCGCTCGACGTGTCGGTGCAGGCTCAGATCATCGACCTACTCGCCGAACTACGACGCGAGATGTCAATGGCTCTGCTGTTCATCACTCACGATCTCGCGGTGGTCCGGCAGGTCACCGATCACGTCTACGTCCTCCGCAACGGAGAATGCGTGGAAGACGGTCCGACGGGGCGCGTGCTGGATCAACCGCAACACACCTACACCCGGGCACTGCTCGCGAGCGTTCCACGAAGCAATGCGAGCTGGTTGAAGGAGAACTGA
- a CDS encoding ABC transporter permease: MNRILGTTAPARRGWRTLSRAPWVRIGALVVVVVVLVVACLAPIFLKDATQQDVLLGVTAPGDGHPLGTDELGRDVFSLLLAGATTSVLGALAIAAGSMLIGVLIGTPAGYFGGRFDSVAMRWTDLMFSIPALLVAIVVSGVMGGGYILAIGVLIVLFSPGDTRVARSGALEQAHKPYVEAARVLGLSSTRILGRHVWPNVAPLSLANAFLNFAFALVALASLSFLGLGVGPGSPDWGRTLAESRTLLFDNPWAAIAPGLAIIITAASVNILGDWLAARSSVGSKR, translated from the coding sequence GTGAACCGCATCCTTGGCACGACTGCTCCGGCGCGGCGAGGGTGGCGGACGCTGTCGAGAGCGCCGTGGGTTCGCATCGGTGCACTTGTTGTTGTCGTCGTCGTGCTTGTTGTTGCCTGCCTGGCTCCGATCTTCTTGAAAGACGCGACGCAGCAAGACGTTCTACTCGGCGTCACTGCGCCCGGCGACGGTCACCCGTTGGGCACCGACGAACTCGGCCGAGATGTTTTCTCGCTGTTGCTGGCCGGCGCGACCACGTCGGTTCTCGGAGCCTTGGCCATTGCAGCCGGGTCGATGCTGATCGGCGTACTCATCGGAACACCGGCCGGTTACTTCGGTGGGCGTTTCGACTCGGTGGCGATGCGCTGGACCGACCTGATGTTCTCGATTCCGGCGTTGCTCGTCGCCATCGTGGTGTCCGGCGTCATGGGTGGTGGCTACATCTTGGCGATCGGAGTTCTCATCGTCCTCTTCTCACCGGGTGACACGCGGGTGGCGAGGAGCGGGGCACTCGAGCAGGCCCACAAACCGTACGTCGAAGCTGCTCGGGTCCTTGGCCTGTCCTCGACCAGGATCTTGGGCCGGCACGTGTGGCCCAACGTAGCCCCACTGTCCTTGGCCAATGCTTTCCTCAACTTCGCCTTTGCTCTCGTGGCCCTGGCGTCGTTGTCGTTCCTCGGACTCGGCGTCGGGCCGGGGTCACCGGACTGGGGGCGCACCCTCGCGGAAAGCCGCACGTTGCTTTTCGACAACCCGTGGGCCGCAATCGCGCCCGGACTCGCGATCATCATCACCGCAGCGTCGGTGAACATCCTCGGCGACTGGCTTGCCGCTCGATCCAGCGTAGGGAGCAAGCGATGA
- a CDS encoding ABC transporter permease, with protein MRKHGWSRFLATRVAGTLVVLLVLSIGVFGLLYLAPGSVERTLLGTKPVTAESLAAVRAQYHLDDSLVSQYLRWLGGALRGDFGVSIRTGESTSDMIGSRLGRTGVLVVMSVVLAVLIGVPSGVAAALKKGRALDSSIAVVAVAGISAPPFALGLVLLLLFSVQLPWFPSYGIGSGWADGLWHLVLPAITLAIGGAGLIARFTRTALIAQLDQDYVTFARARGLSTQATRRYALRNSLMPVLTAVGLVVTSTIVGTVLVEVTFAVPGLGTLLVDSVSFKDIPVVQAIVLLMAVLIAITNTAVDIAYAFADPRVKLGTAS; from the coding sequence GTGAGAAAACACGGCTGGTCTCGGTTTCTCGCTACCCGAGTAGCCGGCACCCTGGTCGTGTTGTTGGTGTTGTCGATCGGGGTATTCGGATTGCTTTACCTCGCACCGGGTTCGGTCGAACGCACTTTGCTGGGTACCAAGCCGGTGACCGCGGAGTCGTTGGCCGCGGTTCGTGCGCAGTACCATCTCGACGATTCGCTTGTGTCCCAATACCTGAGGTGGTTGGGCGGCGCTCTGCGCGGGGACTTCGGTGTTTCCATCCGAACCGGTGAATCGACCAGCGACATGATCGGATCGCGGTTGGGGCGGACAGGCGTGCTGGTGGTGATGTCCGTTGTTCTCGCGGTACTGATCGGAGTGCCGTCTGGAGTCGCGGCCGCGCTCAAAAAGGGTCGTGCGCTTGACAGTTCGATCGCCGTGGTCGCCGTGGCCGGGATCAGTGCTCCACCGTTTGCGCTCGGCCTCGTGTTGCTGTTGCTCTTCTCGGTACAGCTGCCGTGGTTCCCGTCCTACGGAATCGGATCCGGCTGGGCCGACGGTCTGTGGCATCTGGTGCTCCCGGCGATCACGTTGGCTATCGGGGGCGCCGGACTGATTGCCCGCTTCACCCGCACTGCACTCATTGCTCAGCTCGACCAGGATTACGTGACCTTCGCCAGGGCCAGAGGTTTGTCGACGCAGGCCACTCGCCGTTACGCGCTGCGTAATTCCCTGATGCCCGTACTCACTGCGGTGGGGCTTGTCGTCACCTCGACGATCGTAGGAACGGTGTTGGTCGAGGTCACCTTTGCGGTGCCCGGTCTCGGGACGCTTCTCGTCGACTCGGTGAGTTTCAAGGACATTCCGGTCGTCCAGGCGATTGTTCTACTCATGGCGGTGCTCATTGCGATCACCAATACAGCCGTGGACATCGCATACGCCTTTGCCGACCCTCGCGTGAAATTGGGGACCGCCTCGTGA
- a CDS encoding prolyl oligopeptidase family serine peptidase — protein sequence MMTALDIHAQIELLRTPFELVAHRALPIAACLLATGPDGELRVHLVSSAPGFGTPIELDLDEGIDCGLLRWSGPTGLICATRGSDGECSTLTALSVPSLGFSATATVAWTMSMPGAIEDIRPGVDGMLVLVAAYGTERDGSHLGTRVGPAGDPMIDRTDRARRSLYVVAADGSRCTEVPADGFNVWAADRDDDGNVVAVVSSDPRQAGFYASQLIRIDGVTGAITPLYQSQWQLAQPRLSADGRTALVVEGLSIVSGPVLSIDVGTGATRRWPDIDDVTDLGWIDTERMWFAGWHRTGVQVGTADRDGNKIERWTSPGSLHGPDGQPTLTLTADGDALAVAEMHGSPAEVVRLQFGEPGWTAVTELNRATEHLVSGVISETVSWVSTDGLEIDGIVIRRAHAIGPQPLVVIAHGGPTWLWSEAFAPAESNNLALPLVHAGAVVLLPNPRGSSGRGQEFARGVIGEVGGLDLEDVIAGVDVLVHQGLVDPARTSIIGSSYGGYLAALAATDIRQFRAAVVMSGVSDWLSFRTTSNLGGGYDHVYHQGIGPGTADGREKLVSVSPVYRVGKESTPTLILHGQLDRTTPLVQAEMLHRAFRFAEVPTELVVYPGEGHEFVDAAHRTDAAHRVLSWLEEHGVLG from the coding sequence ATGATGACTGCACTGGATATTCACGCCCAAATCGAGCTTCTTCGTACGCCCTTCGAGTTGGTGGCCCACCGGGCACTGCCGATTGCCGCCTGTCTGCTTGCCACCGGTCCCGATGGTGAGTTGCGGGTTCACCTTGTCTCGTCGGCGCCTGGATTCGGAACGCCGATCGAACTCGATCTCGACGAAGGTATCGATTGTGGGCTGCTGCGCTGGTCGGGTCCTACCGGTCTGATCTGTGCGACCCGCGGCTCCGACGGTGAATGCTCCACACTGACAGCCCTTTCCGTCCCGTCGCTCGGTTTCTCGGCAACCGCGACGGTGGCGTGGACGATGTCGATGCCGGGTGCTATCGAGGACATCCGTCCCGGCGTCGACGGAATGCTCGTCCTGGTCGCGGCATACGGAACCGAGCGCGACGGCAGTCATCTGGGTACCCGGGTCGGACCGGCAGGCGACCCGATGATCGACCGTACCGATCGGGCTCGTCGGAGCCTGTATGTGGTTGCAGCGGACGGCAGTCGGTGCACCGAAGTGCCCGCAGACGGCTTCAATGTCTGGGCCGCGGACCGGGACGACGACGGTAACGTCGTGGCTGTCGTGTCGAGCGACCCACGTCAGGCCGGATTCTATGCGTCGCAACTGATTCGGATCGACGGCGTCACCGGCGCCATAACCCCTCTCTATCAGTCTCAATGGCAACTTGCCCAGCCTCGGCTGTCGGCTGACGGACGGACCGCTCTGGTCGTCGAGGGTCTGTCGATCGTGTCCGGCCCGGTGCTGTCCATCGACGTCGGCACCGGAGCAACGCGCCGGTGGCCGGATATCGACGACGTCACCGATCTCGGCTGGATCGACACCGAGCGGATGTGGTTCGCCGGCTGGCATCGCACGGGAGTGCAGGTCGGCACCGCCGACCGAGACGGGAACAAGATCGAGCGGTGGACGTCGCCGGGAAGCTTGCACGGACCGGACGGCCAACCCACCTTGACTCTGACGGCCGACGGCGACGCGCTGGCTGTGGCCGAAATGCACGGCAGCCCAGCAGAAGTGGTGCGTCTGCAATTCGGTGAACCCGGCTGGACGGCAGTGACGGAGCTGAACAGGGCTACCGAGCATCTGGTGAGCGGGGTGATCTCCGAGACGGTGAGTTGGGTGTCCACCGACGGTCTGGAAATCGACGGCATTGTCATTCGCCGCGCCCACGCGATCGGTCCGCAGCCGTTGGTGGTCATTGCCCATGGTGGTCCGACCTGGTTGTGGTCGGAGGCGTTTGCGCCGGCCGAGTCGAACAACCTGGCGCTACCACTGGTGCACGCCGGGGCCGTCGTTCTGTTGCCCAATCCGCGGGGTAGCAGTGGCCGCGGGCAGGAATTTGCCCGCGGGGTGATCGGTGAGGTCGGCGGTCTCGATCTCGAGGACGTCATCGCCGGGGTGGATGTTCTGGTGCACCAGGGACTCGTCGATCCTGCACGAACTTCGATCATCGGCTCGAGCTACGGCGGCTATCTGGCAGCTTTGGCGGCGACGGACATTCGGCAGTTCCGCGCTGCCGTGGTCATGTCCGGGGTCTCGGATTGGCTGAGTTTTCGCACCACGAGCAATCTCGGCGGCGGCTACGACCATGTGTACCACCAGGGAATCGGTCCCGGAACCGCGGACGGTCGCGAAAAGCTCGTCAGTGTCTCGCCGGTGTACCGCGTCGGCAAGGAATCGACTCCCACGCTGATCCTGCACGGTCAGTTGGACCGCACCACTCCGTTGGTGCAAGCCGAGATGCTGCACCGGGCATTCCGGTTTGCCGAGGTGCCAACCGAATTGGTGGTGTATCCGGGGGAGGGACACGAGTTCGTCGATGCCGCACACCGTACCGATGCGGCCCATCGGGTGCTGAGCTGGCTCGAAGAGCACGGAGTTCTGGGGTGA
- a CDS encoding ABC transporter substrate-binding protein has translation MDALPQPRLSRRDLLRGIAIASGVIAVPGLLAACSTDEKSGSGVTVTQSDGPIDLLTVALPASISTLDVSKSAGIANLTVALLVQEALVTVAADGTLAPGLAESWTRPDATTYVYKIRPDVRFSDGTLLTVDDVIASIEQHSVKGSTSAFAYAYTNVVSVTQTGDRELTITLSAPDSLFSWALSPGTLQITSRAFLAQNAGTIGTPATKILGTGPYAVAEFVPDSHVTLQRNDGWWSEAPKAAQVRIEFVGDETTRLIAMRQNSFDMATSVPFDQLEQWSGLDGVDVQTASDNSVVALAFNTTKAPWNDKHVRAAVAHSIDRAAIVKSVLRTHGEVAATLPTRQQWGGVLDPGAVDELYQRIPQFDFDLDAAGKELAQSSVPNGFSDTVTYPNSGPQIGKALLSLAENVKKIGITLEVEEVSLEQWIADLGKHEAGISLGWYFATTGDPAEYTQQLLNADNAGVNGTNIADYRNDAVTDLLRRERLETDPAARGQLLSEALVLAAADVPYQPLWWGEGATAFGPVVGTSTYSPYFFIGPWATQVFARA, from the coding sequence ATGGACGCTCTACCCCAGCCCCGCCTCAGTCGCCGAGATCTTCTGCGAGGCATTGCGATCGCCTCGGGCGTTATCGCGGTTCCGGGCTTGCTTGCAGCCTGTTCCACTGACGAGAAATCGGGCAGCGGGGTGACGGTCACGCAAAGTGATGGCCCGATCGATCTGCTCACAGTCGCGTTGCCTGCTTCCATCAGCACACTCGACGTCAGCAAGTCTGCCGGAATCGCGAATCTCACGGTGGCGCTGCTCGTCCAGGAAGCGCTGGTCACGGTGGCTGCCGACGGCACCCTCGCGCCTGGTCTGGCTGAATCCTGGACCAGGCCGGACGCCACAACCTACGTCTACAAGATCCGGCCGGACGTGCGTTTTTCGGATGGGACCTTGTTGACGGTCGACGACGTGATCGCGTCGATCGAACAGCACTCGGTCAAGGGATCGACGTCGGCTTTCGCTTACGCGTACACAAATGTCGTGTCGGTTACCCAGACCGGTGATCGAGAATTGACGATTACTCTCAGTGCCCCTGATTCGTTGTTCTCGTGGGCGCTGAGCCCGGGCACACTTCAGATCACCAGCCGGGCGTTTCTCGCGCAGAATGCCGGAACCATCGGCACCCCCGCAACGAAGATCCTCGGTACGGGGCCGTATGCGGTGGCCGAGTTCGTGCCGGACTCCCATGTGACCTTGCAGCGCAACGACGGTTGGTGGAGTGAGGCTCCGAAGGCCGCGCAGGTGCGGATCGAATTTGTGGGTGATGAAACGACGCGCTTGATCGCCATGCGCCAGAATTCCTTCGACATGGCGACGAGCGTTCCCTTCGATCAGCTCGAGCAGTGGAGCGGTCTCGACGGCGTCGACGTACAGACGGCGTCCGACAACTCGGTGGTGGCGCTTGCGTTCAACACCACCAAGGCGCCCTGGAACGACAAGCATGTTCGTGCTGCGGTTGCGCACTCGATCGATCGCGCCGCCATCGTCAAGAGTGTGCTGCGTACCCACGGTGAGGTGGCAGCCACGCTACCCACCCGGCAGCAATGGGGTGGCGTGCTCGATCCCGGCGCGGTCGACGAGCTCTACCAGCGCATTCCGCAATTCGACTTCGACCTCGACGCGGCCGGCAAGGAATTGGCGCAGTCTTCGGTGCCGAACGGCTTTTCCGATACCGTCACCTATCCCAACAGCGGCCCGCAGATCGGCAAGGCACTTCTGAGCCTCGCCGAGAACGTCAAGAAGATCGGGATCACGCTCGAGGTCGAAGAGGTGAGCTTGGAGCAGTGGATAGCAGACCTCGGCAAACACGAGGCCGGTATCAGTTTGGGCTGGTACTTCGCGACCACCGGTGACCCGGCCGAGTACACGCAGCAGTTGCTCAACGCTGACAACGCGGGCGTCAACGGCACCAACATCGCCGACTACCGAAACGATGCCGTCACGGATCTCCTTCGCCGCGAGCGCCTCGAAACCGATCCGGCTGCCCGTGGTCAATTGCTTTCCGAGGCATTGGTTCTCGCCGCAGCGGACGTGCCGTACCAGCCGTTGTGGTGGGGCGAAGGCGCAACTGCTTTCGGTCCTGTCGTCGGCACATCGACGTACAGCCCTTATTTCTTCATCGGCCCATGGGCGACTCAGGTTTTCGCCCGGGCATGA
- a CDS encoding class I SAM-dependent methyltransferase encodes MREPDTAQVAKSFDAMATHYDRQIGRFERFALGDARRWAVDQARGRVVEIAVGTGLNLPLYGKDVDYVIGVDISKAMLDQARAKVFEGVSTSVDLRYGDVQELDIPDECVDTLLSTYAFCTIPDPGRAAVEAFRVLVPGGRFVLAEHGPSTNVLARAVMKVVEPLFVRFGSDHLTRDPIGYLEDAGFLIDEVQRSGRGGVVFRIVASKPDPEWTALGH; translated from the coding sequence ATGCGCGAACCGGACACAGCACAGGTCGCCAAGAGTTTCGATGCGATGGCGACTCACTACGACCGACAGATCGGACGCTTCGAACGCTTTGCGCTCGGTGACGCACGCAGATGGGCCGTCGACCAAGCTCGTGGCCGCGTCGTCGAGATTGCCGTGGGCACCGGGCTGAACCTGCCGCTCTACGGGAAGGACGTCGACTACGTCATCGGTGTGGACATCTCGAAAGCGATGCTCGATCAGGCACGAGCCAAGGTCTTCGAGGGAGTGAGCACCAGCGTCGATCTTCGGTACGGCGACGTGCAGGAACTTGATATTCCCGACGAGTGCGTCGACACGCTGCTGTCCACCTACGCGTTCTGCACGATTCCGGATCCGGGCCGAGCCGCAGTCGAAGCCTTTCGCGTTCTGGTGCCCGGTGGTCGATTTGTACTGGCGGAACATGGGCCGAGCACCAATGTTCTTGCGCGTGCCGTGATGAAGGTGGTCGAACCGCTCTTCGTGCGTTTCGGTTCCGACCACCTCACTCGTGATCCCATCGGGTATCTCGAGGACGCGGGTTTCCTGATCGACGAAGTGCAGCGCAGCGGACGGGGTGGCGTCGTGTTCCGGATAGTGGCGAGCAAGCCGGATCCCGAATGGACGGCGCTGGGGCACTAA
- a CDS encoding DUF808 domain-containing protein — MAGGLFALLDDVAALARMAAASIDDVAAATGKATAKAAGVVIDDAAVTPQYVRGLAAERELPIIKRIAIGSLRNKLLIILPIALLLSQFLPGLLTPLLMVGGCYLSYEAVHKIWGAIFGHGDHHESADEHPRDEEAVVSGAVRTDLILSAEIMVIALNTIASEGFWSRLVILAVVAVVITVVVYGVVGLIVKMDDIGLRIAESSSGFTHKVGRGLVRGMPHVMSVLSVVGTAAMLWVGGHILLVGIDELGFHPLYDAVHHGEEAVEDIAGIGGVLAWIVNTLASAALGLVVGAVIVAAQLGITNLLAKRSAAA; from the coding sequence ATGGCCGGTGGACTCTTTGCCCTGCTCGACGACGTCGCCGCTCTGGCCCGCATGGCAGCAGCGTCGATCGACGACGTTGCTGCTGCGACCGGCAAGGCAACCGCCAAGGCGGCAGGCGTCGTGATCGACGACGCTGCTGTCACTCCGCAGTACGTGCGCGGTTTGGCGGCCGAACGCGAGCTGCCGATCATCAAGCGCATCGCGATCGGCTCGCTTCGTAACAAACTGTTGATCATTCTGCCGATCGCTCTGCTGCTCAGCCAGTTTCTCCCCGGGCTGCTGACTCCCCTGCTGATGGTGGGTGGCTGTTACCTCAGCTACGAAGCTGTCCACAAAATTTGGGGAGCGATTTTCGGCCACGGTGACCATCACGAGAGCGCCGACGAGCATCCCCGTGACGAAGAGGCTGTTGTCTCCGGCGCCGTGCGTACCGACCTGATTCTGTCGGCCGAGATCATGGTGATCGCACTCAACACCATCGCGAGCGAAGGTTTCTGGAGCCGACTGGTGATCCTTGCCGTCGTCGCTGTGGTGATCACCGTTGTCGTCTACGGCGTTGTCGGATTGATCGTGAAGATGGACGACATCGGTCTGCGGATCGCCGAGTCGTCATCCGGCTTCACTCACAAGGTCGGCCGTGGCCTCGTTCGCGGCATGCCGCACGTGATGTCGGTGCTCTCCGTCGTCGGCACCGCCGCGATGCTGTGGGTCGGTGGCCACATTCTTCTGGTCGGCATCGACGAGTTGGGCTTCCATCCCCTCTACGACGCCGTTCATCACGGCGAAGAAGCTGTCGAGGATATTGCCGGCATCGGCGGTGTCCTGGCATGGATTGTCAACACCCTTGCGTCCGCAGCTCTCGGTCTGGTGGTCGGCGCCGTGATCGTCGCGGCACAGCTGGGTATCACCAACCTGTTGGCAAAGCGTTCTGCCGCCGCTTGA
- a CDS encoding putative quinol monooxygenase has product MIFIVVKFDVLEEHRDTWLERTKEFTDATRSEPGNLWFDWFHSAENPGQYLLVEAFRDPEAGSDHVNSDHFRRGLESMRPALSETPRIINADIPGVDWSRMGELEIS; this is encoded by the coding sequence ATGATCTTCATCGTGGTGAAGTTCGATGTGCTCGAAGAACATCGTGACACCTGGCTGGAACGGACGAAGGAATTCACCGACGCGACGAGATCGGAACCTGGCAACCTCTGGTTCGACTGGTTCCACAGTGCCGAGAATCCCGGACAGTACCTCCTGGTGGAGGCATTCCGGGATCCCGAGGCCGGGTCCGATCACGTCAACAGTGATCACTTTCGCCGTGGGCTCGAATCCATGCGCCCGGCGTTGAGTGAAACGCCGCGAATCATCAACGCCGACATTCCCGGCGTCGACTGGTCACGGATGGGGGAGCTGGAGATCAGCTGA